A single region of the Rhodococcus sp. W8901 genome encodes:
- a CDS encoding YciI family protein — MYYLALLAAEEDGRTSIPGTDEHKASMARHQEFWTKAQEAVAGGGLYPSSEGAAIRHDGGRTLVADGPFTDAAEVVRGYYVFDAADLDAALSLVRQIPEVSTGHVELWPMVFWNSVDEPNDTWWAALLREPLGSANEPGSAEWDARVAEHQRFGEIAGDRIKGSGALYQPASATTVRLRDGEMLLTDGPFTEANEIANGLYVLSAPDQETAVALASQIPLGPKGCVELRQIVAE, encoded by the coding sequence ATGTACTACCTGGCATTGCTGGCAGCGGAGGAGGACGGTCGCACCTCGATCCCGGGCACCGATGAGCACAAGGCGTCGATGGCGCGGCACCAGGAGTTCTGGACCAAGGCGCAGGAGGCCGTTGCCGGTGGCGGGCTGTATCCCTCCAGTGAGGGAGCGGCCATTCGGCACGACGGCGGACGCACCCTCGTCGCCGACGGCCCGTTCACCGACGCCGCCGAGGTCGTGCGCGGGTACTACGTGTTCGACGCCGCCGACCTCGACGCCGCGCTGAGCCTGGTGCGGCAGATCCCCGAGGTCTCGACCGGGCACGTGGAGCTGTGGCCGATGGTGTTCTGGAATTCGGTGGACGAACCGAATGACACGTGGTGGGCTGCGCTGCTGCGTGAACCTCTCGGGTCCGCCAACGAACCGGGGTCGGCCGAGTGGGACGCGCGCGTGGCCGAACATCAGCGGTTCGGCGAGATCGCGGGCGACCGGATCAAGGGTTCCGGGGCGCTGTATCAGCCGGCGTCGGCAACGACCGTACGACTGCGCGACGGGGAAATGCTGCTGACGGACGGGCCGTTCACCGAGGCCAACGAGATCGCGAACGGTCTCTACGTGCTGTCCGCGCCCGATCAGGAGACCGCGGTGGCGCTGGCCTCGCAGATCCCGCTCGGGCCCAAGGGGTGCGTCGAACTCCGGCAGATCGTCGCCGAGTGA